The window ACTATCCAGAGTTGCCGTACTAGTGAAACCCCAGTCATCGCTCAGTGGAAGCCTCACTCTGCCAGACTCTGCAAACTCTTCCATCCACAACTTCACTTGTTCGCAGTCTTCGTTGGCTACATAGAAAAGAAAGCGCTCAAAGTTGGAAGCGACTTGAATATCCATGGACGGCGCAAGGCTGGGCCGCACCCGATCCAACTCGTAATTGCCCGTGGTGAAGAACCGATGGAGGATATCGTTTTGGTTGGTCGCTACCACAAAGCCTTTTGCGGGCATACCCATTCTAGCCGCCATCCACCCGGCCAGAACATTTCCAAAATTTCCAGTTGGGACAACGAAACGAACTTTCTCTCTCTTCCCAGCAGGAACCTTCAAGCTCGCAAAGATGTAATACGCAATCTGCGCAAGGATCCGCGCCAGGTTGATTGAGTTGACCGCTGAGAGACGGACACCTTCCCGAAACTCCTGATCCCTGAAAATTTCCTTCAAGGACTTTTGGGCGTCGTCAAAACTACCCTGTATTGCCAAAGGAAATACATTTTCTGCACCTGTGCAGGTCATTTGTCTCTCCTGCAGCGGCGCTACCCGCCCATCTGGGTAGAGGATAAAGATCGAAACACCCTCTCTTCCCAACAGACCATGAATAGCTGCCGCTCCCGTATCACCCGAAGTAGCCCCCAGAACCGCGATCGGGCGACCGTCCCGCTCGATCTGCTTTCCGTAAAGCTCCCCTAGCCATTGCAGGGCAAAGTCCTTGAAGGCCAGCGTCGGACCGTGAAACAACTCTAGAACAGAAACTCCACCTCCCAGACGTCGGACCGGAGCGGTCATCGGATCGTCGAATCCACGGTAGGCCTTCTCCACCGTTTCTCTAAGTTCGGATGAACGAATATCGGTAGCGAAAATAGCGAAGAGCTCACAACACAGATCAACGTAAGACAGTCCCTCCCAGGTCGGAATCTGGTCAGCCAGATTCGGAAGCTCATCCGGGACGAATAAGCCGCCGTCTGGAGCAAGACCCGTGGAAACGGCCTCGCGGAAAGGAACCGGCTCTACACCACCTCTGGTAGAGATGTATCTCACCTTACACCACGCTCGAAACGACTCTCGCCGCTTCACTACTATCTAGAGGCACAACGTTCGCTATGAGATCCACTGTGTTTCTCTGGGAGGGACGGGCTCCGCCCCGTCCGCAGCGTCTAAATCGTTCGGCGACTGAAGTCGCCGCTCCGTTCGAAAAGATTCCCTTCATTTCGCTGTTCGAAAAGCAAAGCATCATCCCTTTGCCGCCGATAACTCGAACACCTCGTGAAGGACTCGCACCGCTTCGTCGGCTTCGTCAATACCGATTACGACCGAGATCTTGATCTCCGACGTACTGATCATCTGGATATTGATCTTCTTCTCGGCCAGAGCCCGAAAAAACTTACCGGCGACCCCGGTGTGGGAACGCATTCCGACGCCGACCGCGGACAGCTTTGCGACACGGTCGTAGGTGGCAACCGTTGCATCCGCAAACTCCTCCAACAGACCACGTACCGCCCGCTCGGCGCGAAACGCATCCTCCTCTGGCACTGTAAAAGTGAGATTTGCACGACCTTCACGACCCAGATTCTGAACGATCATATCGACCAAAACGCCTTCGTCCGATAATACCTGAAAGATCCTCGCTGCCGTGCCCGGACGGTCCGGAATATCGCTGACGACTATCTTTACCTGATTGCGGTCGAGAGCCACTCCACTAACCGCTACATCTTCCATGGAAACCACTTCCTCTTTCACAATTGTTCCTGGTTGGTCGTTAAAACTGGAGCGCACTTCAAAGCGCACTCCATACTTCTGGGCAAATTTCACAGCGCGGGTTTGCATCACCTTTGAACCGCTACTCGCGAGCTCCAGCATCTCTTCGTAAGCAATCTCGTCCAACTTTCGTGCATCCGGCACGATTCGTGGATCTGCCGTAAAGACTCCTTCGACATCAGTGTAAATCTGGCAAAGATCCGCTTTCAAAGCAGCCGCCATCGCAATC is drawn from Verrucomicrobiota bacterium and contains these coding sequences:
- a CDS encoding aspartate kinase, whose protein sequence is MARIVQKFGGTSVGDVDRIKKVAERIQRTVEDGNEVAVIVSARSGVTNELISRAKALNPSPNEREMDLLLAVGEQETIALVTMALHALNVPAISRTGAQAGILTDPSHTRARILSISGGDIDSQLRLGNVVIVAGFQGANVDGQTTTLGRGGSDLSAIAMAAALKADLCQIYTDVEGVFTADPRIVPDARKLDEIAYEEMLELASSGSKVMQTRAVKFAQKYGVRFEVRSSFNDQPGTIVKEEVVSMEDVAVSGVALDRNQVKIVVSDIPDRPGTAARIFQVLSDEGVLVDMIVQNLGREGRANLTFTVPEEDAFRAERAVRGLLEEFADATVATYDRVAKLSAVGVGMRSHTGVAGKFFRALAEKKINIQMISTSEIKISVVIGIDEADEAVRVLHEVFELSAAKG
- the thrC gene encoding threonine synthase, which codes for MRYISTRGGVEPVPFREAVSTGLAPDGGLFVPDELPNLADQIPTWEGLSYVDLCCELFAIFATDIRSSELRETVEKAYRGFDDPMTAPVRRLGGGVSVLELFHGPTLAFKDFALQWLGELYGKQIERDGRPIAVLGATSGDTGAAAIHGLLGREGVSIFILYPDGRVAPLQERQMTCTGAENVFPLAIQGSFDDAQKSLKEIFRDQEFREGVRLSAVNSINLARILAQIAYYIFASLKVPAGKREKVRFVVPTGNFGNVLAGWMAARMGMPAKGFVVATNQNDILHRFFTTGNYELDRVRPSLAPSMDIQVASNFERFLFYVANEDCEQVKLWMEEFAESGRVRLPLSDDWGFTSTATLDSEIEERIRTVHERFDYTADPHTACGFSWDPVEGEETIVLATAHPAKFPDTIRDSIGIDVIHPSLEALKNREIVKFPVEGTVDRIQGFIRSHLPK